The following is a genomic window from Streptomyces sp. NBC_01408.
CGGAGTTCAGGCAGGGCACGGCCACCACCGGGGTGCCCTTGCCGAGCGCCTCGGCGGCGACCCCGACCGCGAACCGGTCGGTGAGCCCGAGGGCCCAGGCGTTGAGGGAGTTGAAGGTGGCCGGAGCGAACAGCAGCGCGTCGGCCGCCGGCCATACGTCGGGCTCCCCGGGCAGCTTGTACTGCCACCGCACCGCGTGGCCGGTCAGCACCGCCAGCCCGTCCAGGCTCCCGGCCAGCCAGTGGGCCGCCGTCGGCGTCAGACCCAGGCATACGTCCCAGCCCCGGGCCCGGGCGTCCTCGATCACGTGGGCCACGTCGAACACGGGCGGGGCGGCGGAGCAGAACAGGTAGAGCGTCCTCGTCATACCGACATGTGATCACATTGCTTGACCTCGGCCCTGATTGAGGGGGTGGGATCGTCCGCGGGGACACCGAAAAGATTTTCCGGCGCAAGCGATGAGTTCCGTACGGCGCGGCCGTCTCTACTCCTGACAGCGGATACAGAGACAAGGAAGAGGAGCCGTTCCCATGCGGATCGTCATCAGTGAGTTCATCAGCCTGGACGGCGTCGTACAGGCCCCGGGCGGTCCCGAAGAGGACACCGACGGCGGGTTCGCGCACGGCGGATGGAGCCACCCCTTCTTCGACCCGGAGACGATGGGCGCCGCCATCACCGAGGCGATGGACAGCACGCAGGCGCTGCTGTTCGGCCGCCGCACCTGGCAGACGATGGCCGCGGCGTGGCCCGAGCGGGCCGGCGACCCGTTCGCCGACCGGATGAACGCCTTCCCCAAGTACGTCGTCTCCCAGACCCTCGGGGAGGACGACCTGACGTGGAACAACACCACGCTCATCCCCGGCAACAAGGCCGTCGACCTCATCCGGGAGCTGCGCGAGAGCGACGGCGGCGACCTTTCGGTCATGGGAAGCCCCACCCTCGTCCGCACCCTCCTGCACGAGGACCTGGTCGACGAACTCCGGCTCATGATCATGCCGGTGCTCCTCGGCGGCGGTAAGACGATCTTCCCCGACGGCGGCACCCTGCGCACGCTCGACCTGGTCTCCACGGTCACCAGCAAGACGGGCGTGCAGATCTGTACCTACCGCCCGGCCGCGGGCCGTTGACCAGCCCCGCTGCATACCCACGCACACCCGCACCCACGCACATCCGCCACCACGCACAGACGGGAACCCCCACATGACCGAGGCACCGAAGGGCCCGGCCTCCTACTTCCCCTCGATCGAGAAGAAGTACGGCCTCCCGGTCGCGCACTGGAAAGGCCTCATCCGCTCCTCGCCCCTGACCCGGCACATGGACCTCGTCACCTGGCTCAAGACGGAGCACGCCCTGGGCCACGGCCACGCCAACGCCCTCGTCGCCCACACCCTCGCCGAGGACCGCGGGAAGTGAACAGCTGTCGCTGAGACGCACGCGTATGCGACTGAGCTTTGCGGCTATGGCCCGTCTCGCGGCAGTGGATTTCACTGGACCCATGACACAGACCACGCAGAACACCCAGAGCACGCAGACCGCGGCCTCCCCCGCCACCACCCTGGTCATCGGCGGCAGCGGCAAGACCGGCCGCCGCGTCGCCGAGATGCTCGCCGCCCGGGGCCGCCCGGTCAGGGTCGGATCCCGCACCGGCGAACCGCCCTTCGACTGGAGCCGGCCCGACACCTGGGGGCCGGCCCTGGAGGGCGTCGACCGGGTGTACGTCACCTACTACCCCGACCTGGCGTTCCCCGGGGCCGCCGAGCAGGTCGGCGCGTTCTCCGAGGCGGCCGTGGCCGCCGGAGCGCGCCGCCTGGTCCTGCTCTCCGGCCGCGGCGAGGAGGCGGCGCAGCGCGCCGAGGAGAACCTGAAGGCCTCGGGCGCCGACTGGACCGTCGTCCGCGCCGCCTGGTTCCACCAGAACTTCGACGAGGGCTTCTTCCTGGAGCCGGTCCTGGCCGGCGAGATCGCCCTGCCGACCGCGGACGCCGTCGAGCCCTTCGTCGACACCCGGGACATCGCCGACGTCGTCGTGGCGGCGCTGACCGACGACCGGCACATCGGCCGGACCTACGAGCTGACCGGCCCCCGCCTCCTCAGCTTCCACGACGTCGCCGCCGAACTGTCGAAGGCCACCGGCCGCGAGATCTCGTACGCCCCCCTCTCGGGCGAGTCCTACCGCGCGGTGCTGCGCGAGCACGGCCTGCCGGAGGACTTCGCCGACCTGTTCACCCTGATCCTCGACGGACGCAACGCCCACCTGGCCCACGGGGTCGAGGAGGTCCTGGGCCGCCCGCCGCGGGACTTCGCCGACTTCGCCCGCGAGACGGCGGCGACCGGCGTCTGGAACGTCTGACCCGCCGAAGCGTGCCGCGATGCCGGGGAGGATGTACGCATGGACACGCTGACCGGCCTCCTCGAAGGCCCCCAGGCCCGGGGCGCCTTCCTGCTCAAGTCCGTCTTCAACCCGCCCTGGTCCCTGCGGGTGGAGGACCGGGCCCCGCTGTCGCTGGTGACGATGGTGCGCGGCTCCGCGTGGCTGCTTCCCGACGAGGGCGCGCCCGTCCTGATCGGCCCGGGGGACGTCGCCGTCGTACGGGGCCCCGAGCCGTACACGGTCGCGGACTCCCCTGACACCCCCGTGCAGATCACGGTCGACGCCGACCAGCGGTGCAGCACGCAGGCGGGCGAGGACATCACGGGATCCATGGACCTGGGCGTGCGCACCTGGGGCTCCGCGTTCCAGGGCGAGGACTCCGCGGTGATGCTGAGCGGCACCTACCAGGCACCGAGCGAGATCGGCCGGCGGCTGCTCGGCGTGCTCCCGTCGGTCCTGGTGCGCCGCCGCCCGGACTCCTCCGACACCACCTTGGTCCGGCTGCTGTCGGAGGAGATCGGCAAGGACGAGCCCGGGCAGGAGATCGTCCTGGACCGGCTGCTGGACCTGCTGCTCATCGGGGTGCTGCGCAGCTGGCTGGCCGCGCCCGGCACCGGCGCCCCCGCCTGGTACCGCGCCCAGGCCGACCCGGTGGTGGGCCCGGCCCTGCGCCTGCTGCACGAGAGCCCGGCGCACGGCTGGACGGTGGAGGAACTGGCCCTGAAGGTCGGGGTCTCCCGCGCCTCGCTGGCCCGCCGCTTCACCGAGATCGTGGGGGAGCCGCCGGTGGCGTACCTGACGGGCTGGCGGCTGGCGCTGGCCGCCGACCTGCTGCGCGAGCCGGACGCCACGGTCGCGACGGTGGCCCGCCGCGTGGGCTACAGCAGCGCCTTCGCCCTCTCCACCGCCTTCAAGCGGGTGCGCGGCGTCAGCCCCCGCGAGTTCCGCACCACCCCGGCCGCCGCCACCGCGCCCGCCCCCTCGGGCCCACCGCGTACGGTCGTCCTCCCCGCCCCCTGACCCGCCCTGAACGGAGGTCACCGCAGCGAGTCAGGTCAGGTCAGGTCAGGTCAGGTCAGGTCCAGTACACCGACCGTCTGCCCGCCGCTGGACTCGCCCGTGAGGCGGAAGCCCAGCCCGAGGTAGAAGCGCTCGGGGCCGTCCTCGCCCGGTTCCCAGGTGACGTGCGCCCGCCCGGCGCCCCGCCGGCGGAGCTCCCCGGTGACGGCCTCGACGGCGAAGCGGCCGTAGCCCTTGCCCTGCCGGTCGGCGGCGACGTTCAGCCGCCAGATGCCGGAGCGGATGTCCGAGGGGTCCCCTGCCGGGTTCCAGGCGATGTCGAGGAAGGCCATGACGAAGCCGACGACCTCGTCGCCTTCGACGATCGCCTGCGGCCAGGCGGCCTCCCCGTGGACGTACGCCTCGGCGAGCGACTTCACGACGGGCGAGACGAGGTGCTCCTGACGGGGGTGCACGCGTACCGCGCACACGGCGTCGAAGTTGTCGGCGGTGACCGGTTCCAGACGCGGTGACGAACTGCTCATGCACGCACCCTAACGGCGGTGTCTCCCCCGAAGAGCGCGGCCCTACCGGCTCTGGCCGTGCAGGACCAGCGCCCACACCAGGAACCCCACGGCGGCCGTGCACAGGACCGCGCGCCACACGTTGGCGCGTACCCACGGGACCTCGAACGCCCGGCGGACGGCGGCCGGATCGGCGATCCGCTCGGGCGGTCCGGCCTGCTCCAGTGCGTTGTTCAGCGGGATGTTCACCCGGGCGGTGACGGCCATCGCCACGACGTAGCAGACGAACGCGCCGACCAGTGGCCAGAGTGCGCCGCCTCCGCCGGAGGGGATGTGCAGGGCCAGCGCGAGCCCGGTGAACAGGAGGGCGCCGATGTAGCCGAGCATGAACCAGCCGTTGAGGATGGCCACGTTGATGCGCTGCATCGTCTCGATGACGGTGCGGTCACCGCTCCGCCCGAGACCGGGCATCACGGCGACGGAGAAGGCGTAGAAGAGGCCGCTCATGAGGGCCATCGTGAGGGTCGCCGCGACGAGCGACGCGAGCCTAGCCGTTTCCATGACGGATTCCCCCTGCTGATGCTCGGTCGGGCGTGTCGATGATAAGCACCCCCGGTACCGTGCGTCCCGCAGGCATTCCACCCCATTTCTATGGTGTCTTGAGCCCCGCCCGCGACAGTGGCTGCGATCCGGACCCCCCGGGCCGTCGGCCCCCGGGACCGGACCCACTCCCAGGAGGACAGACCGTGAAGGACCAGACGGCCCCGAAGGACGGGCTGGACGCCCTGCGCGCCGACATCGAGCGCCGCAACCCCGCCCAGCCCGAG
Proteins encoded in this region:
- a CDS encoding flavoprotein, which produces MTRTLYLFCSAAPPVFDVAHVIEDARARGWDVCLGLTPTAAHWLAGSLDGLAVLTGHAVRWQYKLPGEPDVWPAADALLFAPATFNSLNAWALGLTDRFAVGVAAEALGKGTPVVAVPCLNSALAAHPQFDQSLAVLRGAGVTVLHGEGGFVPGPAGPDAPDHFPWQAALDAVDRGSVNAGNGVNGRGSSAGHR
- a CDS encoding dihydrofolate reductase family protein; this encodes MRIVISEFISLDGVVQAPGGPEEDTDGGFAHGGWSHPFFDPETMGAAITEAMDSTQALLFGRRTWQTMAAAWPERAGDPFADRMNAFPKYVVSQTLGEDDLTWNNTTLIPGNKAVDLIRELRESDGGDLSVMGSPTLVRTLLHEDLVDELRLMIMPVLLGGGKTIFPDGGTLRTLDLVSTVTSKTGVQICTYRPAAGR
- a CDS encoding DUF4287 domain-containing protein, whose product is MTEAPKGPASYFPSIEKKYGLPVAHWKGLIRSSPLTRHMDLVTWLKTEHALGHGHANALVAHTLAEDRGK
- a CDS encoding NAD(P)H-binding protein → MTQTTQNTQSTQTAASPATTLVIGGSGKTGRRVAEMLAARGRPVRVGSRTGEPPFDWSRPDTWGPALEGVDRVYVTYYPDLAFPGAAEQVGAFSEAAVAAGARRLVLLSGRGEEAAQRAEENLKASGADWTVVRAAWFHQNFDEGFFLEPVLAGEIALPTADAVEPFVDTRDIADVVVAALTDDRHIGRTYELTGPRLLSFHDVAAELSKATGREISYAPLSGESYRAVLREHGLPEDFADLFTLILDGRNAHLAHGVEEVLGRPPRDFADFARETAATGVWNV
- a CDS encoding AraC family transcriptional regulator produces the protein MDTLTGLLEGPQARGAFLLKSVFNPPWSLRVEDRAPLSLVTMVRGSAWLLPDEGAPVLIGPGDVAVVRGPEPYTVADSPDTPVQITVDADQRCSTQAGEDITGSMDLGVRTWGSAFQGEDSAVMLSGTYQAPSEIGRRLLGVLPSVLVRRRPDSSDTTLVRLLSEEIGKDEPGQEIVLDRLLDLLLIGVLRSWLAAPGTGAPAWYRAQADPVVGPALRLLHESPAHGWTVEELALKVGVSRASLARRFTEIVGEPPVAYLTGWRLALAADLLREPDATVATVARRVGYSSAFALSTAFKRVRGVSPREFRTTPAAATAPAPSGPPRTVVLPAP
- a CDS encoding GNAT family N-acetyltransferase, whose amino-acid sequence is MSSSSPRLEPVTADNFDAVCAVRVHPRQEHLVSPVVKSLAEAYVHGEAAWPQAIVEGDEVVGFVMAFLDIAWNPAGDPSDIRSGIWRLNVAADRQGKGYGRFAVEAVTGELRRRGAGRAHVTWEPGEDGPERFYLGLGFRLTGESSGGQTVGVLDLT
- a CDS encoding DUF1772 domain-containing protein, with translation METARLASLVAATLTMALMSGLFYAFSVAVMPGLGRSGDRTVIETMQRINVAILNGWFMLGYIGALLFTGLALALHIPSGGGGALWPLVGAFVCYVVAMAVTARVNIPLNNALEQAGPPERIADPAAVRRAFEVPWVRANVWRAVLCTAAVGFLVWALVLHGQSR